In the genome of Mucilaginibacter defluvii, one region contains:
- a CDS encoding glycosyltransferase: METYLLDALLLFFQICFISQLFYLVGYHSKLAAYKPLEQLQPANIPVSVIISARNEYDNLKYNLPLILEQNYPDFEVVVVNDCSVDESDLLLLELQNRYKHLKVVTITEHVRFKTGKKFALTLGIKAAKNEHLLFTDADCTPATDDWVARMALNFTTGAQIVLGYSPYTKTGGFINTFTRFETVKTAISYLSAALRGDAYMGIGRNLAYTKTLFFSNKGFAAHMHVLPGDDDLFVNQNATPDNAIIEIHPDAFMYTQSKTTMSGWYRQKKRHMGVGKLYKNKHRRMLSWDAMSGFLFYILLAVLLVLKVEPLLVSGMFFLRLLTIILIYNKILKTLKAKDLLIYLPILDIVYYIYLNIFGLIGTFIKTTQWK, from the coding sequence TTGGAAACGTATTTACTCGACGCGCTGCTGTTATTTTTTCAGATCTGCTTCATCAGTCAGCTTTTTTATTTGGTAGGATATCACAGCAAACTCGCGGCATACAAGCCGCTGGAGCAATTGCAACCAGCAAATATCCCGGTTTCTGTAATCATCAGCGCACGTAATGAGTATGATAACCTTAAATATAATTTACCGCTTATATTAGAGCAAAACTATCCTGATTTTGAGGTAGTGGTGGTTAACGATTGCTCGGTTGATGAGTCGGATTTGCTACTACTCGAGCTGCAAAACCGGTACAAACACCTTAAAGTAGTTACCATAACTGAACACGTACGATTTAAAACGGGTAAAAAATTCGCGCTCACCTTAGGTATAAAAGCGGCTAAAAACGAACATTTATTGTTTACTGATGCCGATTGTACTCCCGCGACTGACGATTGGGTTGCCCGTATGGCGCTTAATTTTACAACAGGTGCGCAGATAGTTTTAGGCTATTCGCCTTATACCAAAACAGGGGGCTTTATAAATACCTTCACCCGGTTTGAAACGGTGAAAACCGCTATTAGCTACCTCTCAGCCGCCCTGCGCGGCGATGCTTACATGGGCATAGGCCGCAACCTAGCTTATACCAAAACCTTGTTTTTTAGCAATAAGGGCTTTGCGGCGCATATGCACGTATTGCCGGGCGATGATGATCTGTTTGTAAACCAGAATGCCACGCCTGATAATGCCATCATCGAGATACACCCCGACGCGTTTATGTACACGCAATCTAAAACTACCATGAGTGGCTGGTACCGGCAAAAAAAACGGCACATGGGGGTAGGTAAATTGTATAAAAATAAACATCGCCGAATGTTGAGCTGGGATGCCATGAGCGGCTTTTTATTTTATATATTACTGGCGGTTTTGTTAGTTTTAAAGGTGGAACCGCTGCTGGTTTCAGGTATGTTTTTTTTGCGTTTGCTAACAATAATTTTAATTTATAATAAAATTTTAAAAACTTTAAAAGCAAAAGATTTGTTGATTTATTTACCAATCCTTGACATTGTTTACTACATTTATTTGAACATATTCGGATTGATTGGGACATTCATAAAAACAACCCAATGGAAATAA
- a CDS encoding M56 family metallopeptidase produces the protein MNWLYYLLEANLYLAIFYALYLLLLRNETFYTANRWYLISTSVIAFLLPFMQIGWLKPAETAAQVVSVATTPTVVPTINFQQVAPVSNPVAINLANVLSGIYVLGVVIALVLFGIKLFKLYRIISNSKKINSVHCDLIELEDENTGFSFFNYLFIGKNLHNRHTIIAHEMVHIGQKHSADIVFTELLKMVNWFNPVVYMLQNSLKTVHEYIADEFTATTETDNITYSSFLLNSAYGLQGPAATNSFFNANLLKNRIVMLNKPRSGSAARLKYLMAIPITAGTLCLSTLSFSKDYPTFDLYSGGEATKAEINLLTTELHQADTGLRIPAPTVVKNDFTALTTYLGKHIKFPASEINKTKFAGLSVSFDVDKSGGVGDVRLLAPAKNVFGNAAVSAFHKFSGKLKVEPGTYIIGVNFVTLANDYVRFRKSSLTKNANFICTVTITGLTSKQAKDLNIRAQPGTPPKIEKTKVAQVVKQQDDFSAFYAYIAKHSRYPRVELENKVTGRTLFKLVLNADNTIKDVIVLRSPNEALSKEIARAILTYKDPLPAKPNADYTIPVSYQIMMPDDKIFFEPSGPKDASNADKKESLYIIEKSDKTNYSLNEVVITAYYPKS, from the coding sequence ATGAACTGGCTGTATTACCTGCTCGAAGCCAACCTCTACCTGGCGATTTTTTACGCACTTTACCTGCTTTTGCTGCGTAACGAAACCTTTTATACCGCTAACCGCTGGTACCTGATCAGCACCAGCGTTATAGCCTTTTTGCTGCCCTTTATGCAGATTGGCTGGCTGAAACCTGCGGAAACAGCTGCCCAGGTGGTTAGCGTTGCCACAACACCAACGGTTGTCCCCACGATTAATTTTCAACAGGTTGCCCCGGTATCTAACCCGGTAGCAATTAACCTGGCAAACGTTTTATCAGGGATATATGTGCTGGGCGTGGTTATCGCGTTGGTGCTGTTCGGCATCAAGCTTTTTAAGCTTTACCGCATCATCAGCAACAGTAAAAAGATCAATTCCGTACATTGTGACCTTATTGAACTTGAGGACGAAAACACCGGCTTTTCATTCTTTAATTACCTGTTCATCGGTAAAAACCTGCATAACAGGCACACTATTATCGCGCACGAAATGGTGCATATCGGGCAAAAACACTCGGCAGATATTGTTTTTACTGAGTTGCTAAAGATGGTGAACTGGTTTAATCCGGTAGTTTACATGCTGCAAAACAGCCTGAAAACCGTACATGAGTACATTGCCGACGAGTTTACCGCTACCACCGAAACCGATAACATCACCTACTCTTCCTTCCTGCTTAACAGCGCCTATGGTTTGCAAGGCCCGGCGGCAACCAACTCGTTTTTCAATGCTAATCTTTTAAAAAACCGTATAGTTATGTTAAACAAACCACGTTCAGGTAGCGCAGCAAGGCTGAAATACCTGATGGCCATCCCAATCACGGCCGGAACATTGTGCCTATCAACACTTAGCTTTAGTAAGGATTATCCAACGTTTGATCTGTATAGCGGAGGTGAGGCAACAAAGGCAGAAATTAATCTTTTAACCACCGAGCTACATCAGGCTGATACCGGTTTGAGGATACCCGCGCCGACTGTTGTTAAAAACGATTTCACGGCCTTAACCACTTACCTTGGCAAGCACATAAAATTTCCCGCGTCAGAAATCAATAAAACAAAATTTGCGGGCCTGAGTGTAAGTTTTGATGTAGATAAAAGCGGTGGGGTTGGCGATGTAAGACTGTTAGCGCCGGCAAAAAATGTGTTTGGCAATGCCGCAGTAAGCGCTTTTCATAAATTTTCGGGTAAATTAAAGGTTGAACCTGGTACCTATATAATAGGCGTAAATTTTGTTACCCTCGCAAATGACTATGTGCGTTTTCGGAAATCATCCCTAACTAAAAATGCGAATTTTATATGCACCGTTACCATAACCGGGTTAACAAGCAAACAGGCTAAGGATTTAAACATTCGGGCACAACCCGGTACTCCGCCTAAAATTGAAAAAACTAAAGTTGCTCAGGTTGTAAAGCAGCAAGATGATTTCAGTGCTTTTTACGCTTACATTGCCAAGCATTCGCGCTACCCGAGGGTAGAATTAGAGAACAAAGTTACCGGCCGTACCCTTTTCAAATTAGTATTGAATGCTGATAACACGATAAAGGATGTGATTGTATTGCGTTCGCCAAACGAAGCGCTTTCAAAAGAGATTGCACGGGCCATTTTGACTTACAAAGATCCACTACCAGCGAAACCTAATGCCGACTATACCATACCTGTATCGTACCAGATCATGATGCCGGATGATAAAATATTTTTTGAGCCAAGTGGACCAAAGGACGCATCAAATGCTGATAAAAAGGAGTCTTTATATATAATAGAGAAATCAGATAAAACCAACTATTCCTTAAACGAAGTGGTTATTACAGCATATTATCCTAAAAGCTAA
- a CDS encoding RNA polymerase sigma factor, with protein sequence MEINTNFTENAKNDFHLVVKARQGDQKAYADLMVRYKDSIYFMILKMVNNKEDAMDLMVETFAKAFEKLDKYQPDYAFSTWLFRVATNNCIDFIRKKKLNTMSIHGMLDEEGEEKPLQIRADTLNPEETSIKKQQTKELKQLIEGLPLRYRNLITLRYFDELSYEEIAQQLDLPLGTVKAQLFRARYLLGNIINRYNRDDI encoded by the coding sequence ATGGAAATAAACACCAATTTCACCGAGAACGCCAAAAACGATTTTCATTTAGTTGTAAAGGCTCGCCAGGGCGACCAAAAAGCCTATGCTGATCTGATGGTGCGTTATAAGGATTCCATCTATTTCATGATCCTCAAGATGGTGAACAATAAGGAAGACGCCATGGACCTGATGGTGGAAACCTTTGCCAAAGCCTTTGAAAAACTGGATAAATATCAGCCTGATTACGCATTCAGCACCTGGCTGTTCAGGGTGGCTACTAACAATTGTATTGATTTTATACGGAAAAAAAAGCTGAATACCATGTCTATCCACGGTATGCTGGACGAAGAGGGTGAGGAAAAACCACTGCAAATAAGAGCCGATACGCTTAATCCGGAAGAAACATCTATAAAAAAACAGCAAACTAAGGAGCTGAAACAACTGATTGAAGGCTTACCTTTGCGTTATCGAAACCTTATTACCCTGCGGTATTTTGATGAACTATCGTACGAGGAGATAGCCCAGCAGCTTGACCTGCCTTTAGGTACTGTTAAAGCACAATTGTTCAGGGCGCGCTATCTGCTGGGTAATATTATTAACCGTTACAACCGGGATGACATCTGA
- a CDS encoding SixA phosphatase family protein, with protein sequence MKKLLLIRHAQATHEGGYIDFERPLTPKGIREATTMAERVMAKGIKPQLLISSPALRTMGTAHIFTEHLSIHQPQTNKDIYDATPKTLLEVVSRFTDGANFVALVGHNPGISEILYYLTGSPQQMDTSGIALIELDIESWAEVTEDAGKLLFYDAP encoded by the coding sequence ATGAAAAAACTGCTGCTAATACGCCACGCGCAAGCTACCCACGAGGGTGGATATATTGATTTTGAACGCCCGCTTACCCCAAAAGGCATTCGCGAAGCCACTACGATGGCTGAGCGGGTTATGGCCAAAGGCATAAAACCGCAGTTATTGATATCGAGCCCGGCGTTACGTACCATGGGGACAGCCCATATTTTTACGGAACATTTATCTATCCATCAGCCGCAGACCAATAAAGATATTTACGATGCCACACCTAAAACACTGCTTGAAGTAGTTAGCAGGTTTACTGACGGCGCCAATTTTGTTGCTTTGGTTGGACATAACCCCGGCATCAGCGAAATACTGTACTACCTCACCGGCTCGCCGCAGCAAATGGATACTTCAGGAATCGCATTAATTGAACTGGATATTGAAAGTTGGGCCGAAGTTACCGAAGATGCAGGCAAACTGCTATTTTACGATGCGCCCTGA
- a CDS encoding BlaI/MecI/CopY family transcriptional regulator: protein MTKELTKAEEQVMQILWQLNEGIVKDVLERMPEPKPAYNTVSTVVRVLEGKGFVDHKAYGNSHVYFPLISEDDYKKFSLNKIVNNYFDNSYKSLVSFIADEKKLGIKELDEIAELIEKLKNEKK from the coding sequence ATGACGAAGGAACTAACCAAGGCAGAAGAGCAAGTGATGCAGATACTATGGCAACTCAACGAGGGCATTGTAAAAGATGTACTCGAACGAATGCCCGAACCAAAGCCTGCATACAACACCGTATCAACTGTGGTGCGCGTGCTGGAGGGTAAGGGTTTTGTTGACCATAAGGCTTACGGCAACTCACACGTGTACTTTCCGCTAATAAGCGAGGATGATTACAAAAAATTCAGCCTCAATAAGATAGTTAACAATTATTTTGATAATTCCTATAAAAGCCTGGTGTCGTTCATTGCCGACGAAAAGAAACTCGGCATAAAGGAGTTGGATGAAATTGCTGAACTGATTGAAAAACTTAAAAATGAGAAGAAATGA
- the tgt gene encoding tRNA guanosine(34) transglycosylase Tgt, with amino-acid sequence MKFTLAAQDKFSKARAGEITTDHGTIQTPIFMPVGTAGTVKAVHQRELADDIKAQIILGNTYHLYLRPGLNTIEQAGGLHKFNGWEKPILTDSGGYQVYSLTDVRKIKEEGVTFRSHVDGSKHLFTPENVMDIQRIIGADIIMAFDECTPYPCDYRYAKNSIEMTHRWLKRCCDRFDSTEPKYGYNQTLFPIVQGSVYKDLRVRSAEVIASFEREGNAIGGLSVGEPAEEMYAMTEIVCDILPQQKPRYLMGVGTPVNILENIALGVDMFDCVMPTRNARNGMLFTKNGIINIKNEKWKNDFTPIEADSDLFADTAYSKAYLRHLIHSGEMLGAQIASLHNLHFYLWLVGQARERIIVGDFYDWKNKMVKTLGQRL; translated from the coding sequence ATGAAATTCACTTTAGCAGCACAAGATAAGTTTTCGAAAGCCCGGGCGGGCGAGATAACTACCGATCACGGCACCATACAAACCCCCATTTTTATGCCTGTGGGCACCGCGGGTACTGTAAAAGCCGTACATCAGCGCGAACTGGCTGATGATATTAAAGCACAAATTATATTAGGTAACACTTACCATTTATACCTGCGGCCGGGTCTCAATACTATTGAACAGGCAGGTGGTTTACACAAGTTTAACGGCTGGGAAAAGCCCATTTTAACTGATAGCGGCGGCTACCAGGTGTATTCGCTTACTGATGTACGTAAAATAAAGGAGGAAGGGGTTACCTTCCGCTCGCATGTGGATGGCTCAAAACACCTGTTTACGCCTGAGAATGTGATGGACATTCAGCGCATTATTGGGGCCGATATTATTATGGCTTTTGATGAGTGTACGCCGTACCCCTGCGATTACCGCTATGCCAAAAACTCTATAGAGATGACGCACCGCTGGCTTAAACGCTGCTGCGACCGCTTTGATAGCACTGAGCCTAAATATGGGTACAACCAAACATTGTTTCCGATAGTGCAGGGCTCGGTATATAAAGATCTACGTGTACGCTCAGCCGAGGTTATCGCCTCATTTGAGCGTGAAGGCAACGCTATAGGCGGCCTTTCAGTAGGTGAACCGGCCGAGGAAATGTATGCCATGACAGAAATTGTATGCGATATATTACCGCAGCAAAAACCACGTTATTTAATGGGCGTAGGTACACCGGTTAACATACTCGAAAACATTGCCTTGGGCGTAGATATGTTTGATTGTGTAATGCCTACGCGCAATGCCCGCAATGGCATGCTTTTCACAAAAAACGGCATCATAAATATTAAGAACGAGAAGTGGAAGAACGACTTTACGCCTATTGAGGCAGATAGCGACCTGTTTGCCGATACGGCTTACAGCAAGGCCTATTTAAGGCACCTCATCCACTCGGGCGAAATGCTGGGCGCGCAGATAGCATCATTGCATAACCTGCACTTTTATTTATGGCTGGTTGGGCAGGCGCGTGAACGCATTATTGTAGGTGATTTTTACGACTGGAAGAATAAAATGGTTAAAACCCTGGGGCAACGTTTATAA
- the rsmG gene encoding 16S rRNA (guanine(527)-N(7))-methyltransferase RsmG — translation MTSEILLKYFPEITAEQLKQFEQLPDLYTHWNNQINVISRKDIDQLYERHVLHSLGIAKVMAFKPGEKVLDVGTGGGFPGVPLAIMFPQTRFHLVDSIGKKIKVVTEVAAALGLQNLQATHARAEQINEKFDFVVSRAVTRLKEFYPWVKGKFNKQSGNVLPNGILYLKGGDLNEEIAESGLTVQQFYLKNYFDAEFFETKQVIYVKV, via the coding sequence ATGACATCTGAAATTCTACTAAAATACTTTCCTGAAATTACTGCGGAGCAGTTAAAACAATTTGAACAACTGCCCGATCTTTACACGCACTGGAATAACCAGATCAACGTAATATCTCGTAAGGACATTGATCAATTGTATGAGCGCCACGTGCTGCACTCCTTAGGCATAGCCAAGGTAATGGCCTTTAAACCCGGCGAAAAGGTGCTTGATGTGGGTACCGGCGGCGGTTTTCCGGGTGTGCCCTTAGCTATTATGTTCCCGCAAACGCGGTTTCATTTGGTCGATTCGATCGGTAAAAAAATCAAGGTGGTAACCGAAGTTGCCGCTGCGTTAGGTTTGCAAAACCTGCAAGCTACACATGCCCGTGCCGAGCAGATCAATGAAAAATTTGATTTTGTGGTATCGCGCGCGGTTACGCGTTTAAAGGAGTTTTATCCCTGGGTAAAGGGTAAGTTCAACAAGCAATCGGGCAATGTTTTGCCTAACGGGATACTGTATTTAAAGGGGGGGGACCTAAACGAAGAAATTGCCGAGTCGGGTTTAACCGTTCAGCAATTCTATCTCAAAAACTACTTTGATGCGGAGTTTTTTGAGACCAAGCAGGTGATATATGTTAAGGTTTAG
- a CDS encoding glycosyltransferase family 9 protein produces MKILVIRFSSMGDIIYTTPVVRCLKKQLPNAEIHFLTKPAFKYIYNNNPYLDKLLLLKDTLSETIREIKAEKYDHIIDLHNNLRTAIIKLRTGIPASTYKKQRLRKWLSLKFKLDLVPHTHLVDRYLETVTFLGVVNDGEPINYYINGQYSLTNLLPASHQDGFVAFIIGATHFTKRMPNYKITNICKQINLPIVLLGGNDVAANGDEISADVGSRVINLCGKTTLDESVFLVSQAKSIIGFDTGLTHIAEAFNKPIASIWGGTVPELLGVQPYQVDETLVAGIELSCRPCSKFGLPKCPLGHFKCMNDMPEAPIVDFADK; encoded by the coding sequence ATGAAGATACTGGTGATCCGCTTTAGCTCGATGGGCGATATTATTTATACCACTCCTGTTGTACGCTGCCTCAAAAAGCAATTGCCAAATGCCGAGATCCATTTTTTAACCAAGCCGGCATTCAAATACATCTACAACAATAACCCTTACCTGGATAAGCTACTGTTGTTAAAAGATACGCTGAGCGAAACCATCCGTGAGATAAAAGCCGAAAAGTACGATCATATTATTGATTTGCACAACAACCTGCGCACCGCCATTATTAAACTACGTACCGGCATACCGGCATCTACCTACAAAAAGCAGCGTTTACGTAAATGGCTTAGCCTAAAATTCAAATTGGACTTAGTGCCGCACACGCATTTGGTTGACCGCTACCTTGAAACCGTGACATTTTTAGGCGTAGTAAACGATGGGGAGCCTATCAACTACTACATAAACGGACAATACAGCTTAACGAATTTACTGCCTGCATCGCACCAAGACGGCTTTGTGGCCTTTATAATCGGGGCAACGCACTTTACCAAGCGGATGCCGAATTACAAAATCACCAATATTTGTAAGCAAATTAACCTGCCCATCGTACTATTGGGTGGTAATGATGTAGCCGCCAATGGGGATGAGATAAGCGCTGATGTCGGCAGCCGTGTCATCAACTTATGTGGCAAAACTACGCTTGATGAATCGGTTTTCCTGGTGTCGCAAGCTAAAAGTATTATCGGTTTTGATACCGGCCTTACCCATATTGCCGAGGCTTTTAACAAACCGATAGCCTCCATCTGGGGCGGAACCGTGCCGGAATTGTTGGGCGTACAACCCTACCAGGTTGATGAAACGCTGGTGGCCGGGATTGAACTCTCCTGTCGCCCCTGCTCAAAATTTGGCTTGCCCAAATGCCCACTGGGGCATTTTAAATGCATGAACGATATGCCCGAAGCGCCTATTGTTGATTTCGCCGATAAATAA
- the dprA gene encoding DNA-processing protein DprA translates to MSLLHQIALTNLKNIGATLSKTIVAYFGDAEKVFAGNEKRLMKVPGIGEKTVAGLNFAEALRKAEAEAKFVEKHNIDVLLYTDPRYPKRLKNCPDAPLLLYSRGKANLNTQHVISIVGTRNATDYGKLLCKQLIEELQQYNVLIVSGLALGIDVAAHKECLRLNVPTIGVLGHGHDRLYPSQNKQVAEKMLEQGGILTEYPSGTRPDREKFPARNRIVAGMADATIVVEASIKGGALITAEIANSYNRDVYAFPGRLGDEFSEGCNFLIRNNKAGLITCMADVAYSLGWEKNDSVKPKEQLALPIDLPDDERLILNILREYKTLAIDELTIKTGMPMSQLAMALLNMEMQGFITSLPGKVYRLG, encoded by the coding sequence ATGTCGCTACTCCATCAAATTGCCCTTACAAACCTTAAAAACATAGGTGCTACGCTTTCAAAAACCATAGTTGCCTACTTTGGCGATGCCGAAAAGGTGTTTGCCGGTAACGAAAAAAGGTTGATGAAGGTGCCCGGCATCGGCGAGAAAACGGTAGCCGGCTTAAATTTTGCCGAAGCCCTGCGCAAGGCTGAAGCGGAAGCGAAGTTTGTGGAGAAGCATAATATTGATGTGCTTTTATATACCGATCCGCGCTACCCGAAACGGTTGAAAAATTGTCCGGACGCGCCTTTGCTGCTTTATAGCAGGGGCAAGGCCAACCTTAATACCCAACACGTAATCAGCATAGTAGGAACGCGCAACGCTACCGATTACGGTAAGCTGCTTTGTAAACAATTGATAGAAGAGTTGCAGCAGTACAATGTGCTGATAGTAAGCGGGCTTGCCTTGGGTATTGACGTAGCGGCGCATAAGGAGTGCCTGCGTTTAAATGTGCCAACCATAGGCGTGTTAGGGCACGGACACGACCGGCTATACCCCAGCCAGAACAAACAGGTGGCCGAAAAGATGCTTGAGCAGGGCGGCATACTAACCGAATATCCATCAGGCACCCGGCCCGACAGGGAGAAATTCCCGGCGCGTAACCGCATAGTGGCCGGTATGGCCGATGCTACCATTGTGGTTGAAGCCAGCATAAAAGGCGGCGCGCTGATTACCGCGGAAATTGCCAACTCCTATAACCGCGATGTGTATGCCTTTCCCGGCAGGTTGGGTGACGAGTTTTCAGAAGGATGTAACTTTTTGATACGTAACAATAAGGCAGGATTAATTACCTGTATGGCTGATGTGGCTTACAGCCTGGGTTGGGAGAAGAACGACAGCGTTAAACCGAAAGAGCAATTGGCTTTACCTATCGATTTGCCCGATGATGAGCGACTGATTTTAAATATTTTGCGGGAATATAAAACGCTCGCCATTGATGAACTGACCATAAAAACCGGCATGCCCATGAGCCAGCTGGCCATGGCTTTGCTGAATATGGAGATGCAGGGCTTTATTACCTCGCTGCCCGGTAAAGTTTACCGTTTAGGTTGA